The Streptomyces nitrosporeus genome includes a window with the following:
- a CDS encoding FadR/GntR family transcriptional regulator produces MAVTDEAIEKIKGMIVSGALAPGDRLPKESELAAGLGLSRNSLREAVRALSLIRILDVRQGDGTYVTSLDPQLLLEALSFVVDFHRDDTVLEFLAVRRILEPAATAMAAPRIDEERLDALGAQLDALGPGPSVEELVAADLEFHRGIVQASGNSVLCSLLDGLSGPTTRARVWRGLTQRDAVSRTLHEHRAILAALRDRDAEAARSWATVHVASVEQWLRSTL; encoded by the coding sequence ATGGCCGTCACCGACGAAGCGATCGAGAAGATCAAGGGGATGATCGTCTCGGGCGCCCTGGCACCCGGCGACCGGCTTCCCAAGGAGAGCGAACTCGCCGCCGGCCTGGGGCTGTCCCGCAACTCGCTGCGCGAGGCGGTGCGCGCGCTGTCGCTGATCCGGATCCTCGACGTCCGTCAGGGCGACGGCACCTACGTCACCAGCCTGGACCCCCAGCTCCTGCTGGAGGCGCTCAGCTTCGTGGTGGACTTCCACCGCGACGACACGGTGCTGGAGTTCCTCGCGGTACGCAGGATCCTGGAGCCGGCGGCCACGGCGATGGCGGCGCCGCGCATCGACGAGGAACGGCTGGACGCCCTGGGCGCGCAGCTGGACGCGCTGGGGCCCGGCCCGTCGGTGGAGGAGCTGGTCGCCGCCGATCTGGAGTTCCACCGGGGCATCGTCCAGGCGTCGGGCAACTCGGTGCTGTGTTCGCTGCTGGACGGCCTGTCCGGGCCGACCACCCGCGCCAGGGTCTGGCGCGGGCTCACCCAGCGGGACGCGGTCAGCCGTACCCTGCACGAGCACCGGGCGATCCTCGCCGCGCTGCGGGACCGCGACGCCGAGGCGGCCCGGTCCTGGGCGACGGTGCACGTGGCGAGTGTGGAGCAGTGGCTGCGTTCGACGCTGTGA
- a CDS encoding glycerol-3-phosphate dehydrogenase/oxidase produces MTTLQSVPSLGTHPASGSLPGRAETRERLSGATYDLLVIGGGILGISTAWHAAQSGLRVALVDAGDFAGATSSASSKLLHGGLRYLQTGAVKLVAENHFERRAVSRQVAPHLANPLTFYLPVYKGGPHGAAKLGAGVFAYSALSAFGDGVGHVISPARARRDVPELRTDNLKAVAVYGDDQMNDARMALMTVRAAADAGAVVLNHAAVTGLRFTRGRVTGADLEDRTDGTEFGVNARLVLNATGPWVDHLRRMEDAGAAPSIRLSKGAHLVLRRTRPWKAALATPIDRYRITFALPWEDMLLLGTTDEEYEGDPADVSVTAKDTAQILDEAAFSVRDQQLSPDLITYSFAGLRVLPGGPGDTSRAKRETVLTEGRGGMLSVAGGKWTTFRHIGRTVMSKLAALPGHGLAEDMEPMARLPRKLPLPGIANPDAVAHRLLVDGGAPGPRMAADTARHLATHYGSLAFDIARLANEDPALAKRIHPDAPEIWAQVVYARDREWAETAEDVLRRRTTLTVRGLATDEVRAGVEGLLAARG; encoded by the coding sequence ATGACCACCCTGCAGAGCGTCCCCTCCCTCGGGACGCATCCGGCCTCCGGCTCCCTCCCGGGCCGGGCCGAGACCCGGGAACGGCTCTCCGGGGCGACGTACGACCTCCTGGTGATCGGCGGCGGCATCCTGGGCATCTCCACCGCCTGGCACGCCGCGCAGTCGGGACTGCGGGTGGCCCTGGTGGACGCCGGCGACTTCGCCGGCGCCACCTCCTCCGCCTCCTCCAAGCTGCTCCACGGCGGTCTGCGCTACCTCCAGACCGGCGCGGTGAAGCTGGTGGCGGAGAACCACTTCGAACGGCGCGCGGTCTCCCGCCAGGTCGCCCCGCACCTGGCGAACCCGCTCACCTTCTACCTCCCCGTCTACAAGGGCGGCCCGCACGGCGCCGCGAAGCTGGGCGCGGGCGTCTTCGCCTACTCGGCGCTGTCCGCCTTCGGCGACGGCGTCGGGCACGTGATCAGCCCGGCACGCGCCCGGCGCGACGTGCCGGAGCTGCGTACGGACAACCTGAAGGCCGTCGCGGTCTACGGCGACGACCAGATGAACGACGCCAGGATGGCGCTGATGACGGTCCGCGCGGCCGCCGACGCGGGCGCCGTGGTCCTCAACCACGCCGCGGTCACCGGGCTGCGCTTCACCCGGGGGCGGGTCACCGGCGCCGATCTGGAGGACCGTACGGACGGCACCGAGTTCGGGGTAAACGCCCGTCTGGTGCTGAACGCCACCGGCCCGTGGGTGGACCACCTGCGCCGTATGGAGGACGCGGGCGCGGCGCCCTCGATACGCCTGTCCAAGGGCGCCCACCTGGTCCTGAGGCGCACCCGCCCCTGGAAGGCGGCGCTGGCCACCCCGATCGACCGCTACCGCATCACCTTCGCCCTCCCGTGGGAGGACATGCTCCTGCTCGGCACGACGGACGAGGAGTACGAGGGCGATCCGGCCGATGTCTCGGTGACCGCGAAGGACACGGCGCAGATCCTGGACGAGGCCGCCTTCTCGGTCCGTGACCAGCAGCTCTCGCCCGATCTGATCACCTACTCCTTCGCCGGACTGCGGGTGCTGCCGGGCGGCCCGGGCGACACGTCCAGGGCGAAGCGGGAGACGGTCCTCACGGAGGGGCGGGGCGGGATGCTGTCCGTCGCCGGAGGCAAGTGGACGACCTTCCGCCACATCGGCCGTACGGTGATGAGCAAGCTGGCCGCACTGCCCGGCCACGGCCTGGCCGAGGACATGGAGCCGATGGCGCGGCTGCCCCGGAAGCTGCCGCTGCCCGGGATCGCCAACCCGGACGCGGTGGCGCACCGGCTGCTGGTGGACGGCGGGGCCCCCGGGCCCCGGATGGCGGCGGACACCGCCCGGCACCTGGCCACCCACTACGGTTCGCTCGCCTTCGACATCGCACGCCTGGCGAACGAGGACCCGGCGCTGGCGAAGCGGATCCACCCGGACGCCCCGGAGATCTGGGCCCAGGTCGTGTACGCGCGCGACCGGGAGTGGGCGGAGACGGCGGAGGACGTGCTGCGCCGCCGGACGACCCTGACGGTCCGCGGGCTGGCGACGGACGAGGTCCGTGCCGGTGTCGAGGGGCTGCTGGCCGCCCGGGGCTGA
- the glpK gene encoding glycerol kinase GlpK — MTDAHTTGPFIAAIDQGTTSSRCIVFDTDGRIVAVDQKEHEQIFPKPGWVEHDATEIWRNVQEVVAGAVSKAGITSADVEAIGITNQRETTLLWDRHTGEPVHNALVWQDTRTDALCKELGRNVGQDRFRRETGLPLASYFAGPKARWLLDNVEGLRERAERGDILFGTMDSWVIWNLTGGTEGGVHVTDVTNASRTMLMNLHTMEWDEKILHSMDVPAAVLPEIRSSAEVYGRAKGGVLDGVPVASALGDQQAALFGQTCFAQGEAKSTYGTGTFMLMNTGHRPVNSYNGLLTTVGYRIGDQAPVYALEGSIAVTGSLVQWMRDQMGLINSAAEIETLASSVEDNGGAYFVPAFSGLFAPYWRPDARGVIAGLTRYVTKAHIARAVLEATAWQTREISDAMTKDSGVELTALKVDGGMTSNNLLMQTLSDFLDAPVVRPMVAETTCLGAAYAAGLAVGFWPDTDALRANWRRAAEWTPRMDAATRDREYRSWLKAVRRSMGWLDENTAEE, encoded by the coding sequence GTGACCGACGCACACACCACCGGGCCGTTCATCGCGGCCATCGACCAGGGCACCACGTCCAGCCGCTGCATCGTGTTCGACACGGACGGCCGGATCGTGGCCGTCGACCAGAAGGAACACGAACAGATCTTCCCGAAGCCGGGCTGGGTCGAGCACGACGCGACGGAGATCTGGCGCAACGTCCAGGAGGTCGTCGCCGGGGCCGTCTCCAAGGCGGGGATCACCTCCGCCGACGTCGAGGCGATCGGCATCACCAACCAGCGCGAGACCACGCTGCTGTGGGACCGGCACACCGGTGAGCCCGTCCACAACGCCCTCGTCTGGCAGGACACCCGTACCGACGCCCTGTGCAAGGAGCTCGGCCGCAACGTCGGCCAGGACCGTTTCCGGCGGGAGACCGGCCTGCCGCTCGCCTCGTACTTCGCGGGGCCCAAGGCCCGCTGGCTGCTCGACAACGTCGAGGGGCTGCGGGAGCGGGCCGAGCGGGGGGACATCCTCTTCGGGACCATGGATTCCTGGGTCATCTGGAACCTGACCGGCGGAACCGAGGGCGGGGTGCACGTCACGGACGTCACCAACGCCTCGCGCACCATGCTGATGAACCTGCACACCATGGAGTGGGACGAGAAGATCCTGCACTCGATGGACGTACCGGCCGCCGTGCTGCCGGAGATCCGCTCCTCCGCCGAGGTGTACGGCCGTGCCAAGGGGGGTGTGCTGGACGGCGTCCCGGTGGCCTCGGCGCTCGGTGACCAGCAGGCCGCGCTGTTCGGGCAGACGTGTTTCGCCCAGGGTGAGGCCAAGTCCACCTACGGCACGGGCACCTTCATGCTGATGAACACCGGCCACCGCCCGGTGAACTCGTACAACGGCCTGCTGACGACGGTCGGTTACCGGATCGGCGACCAGGCCCCGGTGTACGCCCTGGAGGGGTCCATCGCGGTCACCGGTTCGCTGGTGCAGTGGATGCGCGACCAGATGGGCCTGATCAACTCCGCGGCGGAGATCGAGACGCTCGCCTCCTCCGTCGAGGACAACGGGGGCGCCTACTTCGTGCCGGCCTTCTCCGGCCTGTTCGCGCCCTACTGGCGTCCCGACGCGCGCGGTGTCATCGCGGGCCTGACCCGTTACGTGACCAAGGCGCACATCGCCCGGGCCGTACTGGAGGCCACCGCCTGGCAGACCCGTGAGATCAGCGACGCCATGACGAAGGACTCCGGGGTCGAGCTGACCGCCCTCAAGGTCGACGGCGGCATGACCTCCAACAACCTGCTGATGCAGACGCTCTCGGACTTCCTGGACGCGCCGGTGGTGCGCCCGATGGTCGCCGAGACCACCTGTCTCGGCGCCGCCTACGCCGCCGGCCTCGCCGTCGGCTTCTGGCCCGACACCGACGCCCTGCGCGCCAACTGGCGCCGGGCCGCCGAGTGGACGCCCCGGATGGACGCGGCGACCCGGGACCGCGAGTACAGGAGCTGGCTCAAGGCCGTCCGGCGGTCGATGGGCTGGCTCGACGAGAACACCGCAGAGGAGTAG
- a CDS encoding MIP/aquaporin family protein codes for MSSSDIFIGETIGTAVLILLGAGVCAAVTLKRSKAQNAGWLAVTFGWGFAVLTGAYISSGVSGAHLNPAVTLGLAVQGGTAWGDVPLYLASQLLGAMIGAVLVWAVYYGQFHAHLTDPGIIRAQPAEEGMVDQATAPKAGPVLGVFSTGPEIRNAVQNVVTEVVATVVLILAILTQGLNDAGNGLGPLGALITSLVVVGIGLSLGGPTGYAINPVRDLGPRIVHALLPLPNKGGSDWGYAWVPVVGPLIGGALAGGLYNLAFA; via the coding sequence GTGTCCAGCTCCGACATCTTCATCGGCGAGACCATCGGTACCGCCGTACTCATCCTGCTCGGCGCCGGTGTCTGTGCCGCCGTCACACTCAAGCGCTCGAAGGCGCAGAACGCCGGCTGGCTCGCCGTCACCTTCGGGTGGGGTTTCGCGGTGCTGACCGGCGCCTACATCTCCTCCGGTGTCTCCGGCGCCCACCTCAACCCGGCGGTCACGCTCGGTCTGGCCGTCCAGGGCGGTACCGCCTGGGGCGACGTACCGCTGTACCTCGCCTCGCAGCTGCTCGGCGCGATGATCGGCGCGGTGCTGGTGTGGGCCGTGTACTACGGGCAGTTCCACGCGCACCTGACAGATCCCGGGATCATCCGGGCGCAGCCCGCCGAGGAGGGCATGGTCGACCAGGCGACGGCTCCGAAGGCCGGCCCGGTCCTCGGCGTCTTCTCCACGGGCCCCGAGATCCGCAACGCGGTGCAGAACGTGGTCACGGAGGTCGTCGCCACCGTCGTCCTGATCCTGGCGATCCTGACCCAGGGCCTCAACGACGCCGGCAACGGCCTGGGGCCGCTGGGCGCGCTGATCACCTCCCTGGTCGTCGTCGGCATCGGCCTCTCGCTGGGCGGGCCGACGGGTTACGCGATCAACCCGGTGCGCGACCTCGGGCCGCGCATCGTGCACGCGCTGCTGCCGCTGCCGAACAAGGGCGGTTCCGACTGGGGTTACGCCTGGGTACCGGTAGTGGGACCCCTCATCGGCGGGGCGCTGGCCGGCGGGCTGTACAACCTGGCCTTCGCCTGA
- a CDS encoding IclR family transcriptional regulator, protein MAKNIQSLERAAAMLRLLAGGERRLGLSDIASSLDLAKGTAHGILRTLQHEGFVEQDAASGRYQLGAELLRLGNSYLDVHELRARALVWTDDLARSSGESVHLGVLHQHGVLIVHHVFRPDDSRQVLEVGAMQPLHSTALGKVLCAYDPVAHSEATESERGSFTSRTVTDGERFEALLDLVRAQGWAADREETWEGVAAVAAPVHDRRRMPVGAVAVTGAVERLCPGGELRPELIGAVRDCARAVSRDLGAGRF, encoded by the coding sequence ATGGCCAAGAACATCCAGTCGCTCGAGCGGGCAGCGGCGATGCTGCGTCTGCTGGCGGGGGGCGAGCGCCGGCTCGGACTGTCCGACATCGCCTCCTCGCTGGACCTGGCCAAGGGCACGGCGCACGGGATCCTCCGCACCCTCCAGCACGAGGGCTTCGTCGAGCAGGACGCCGCTTCCGGCCGCTACCAGCTCGGCGCCGAGCTGCTGCGGCTGGGCAACAGCTATCTCGACGTCCACGAGCTGCGGGCCCGCGCCCTGGTGTGGACGGACGACCTGGCCCGCTCCAGCGGCGAGAGCGTGCACCTGGGGGTGCTGCACCAGCACGGGGTGCTGATCGTCCACCACGTCTTCAGGCCGGACGACAGCCGCCAGGTCCTGGAGGTAGGCGCGATGCAGCCGCTGCACTCCACGGCCCTGGGCAAGGTGCTCTGCGCCTACGACCCGGTCGCGCACAGCGAGGCCACGGAGTCGGAGCGCGGCTCCTTCACCTCGCGCACCGTGACCGACGGCGAGCGGTTCGAGGCGCTGCTGGACCTGGTACGGGCGCAGGGCTGGGCCGCCGACCGGGAGGAGACCTGGGAAGGGGTGGCCGCCGTGGCCGCCCCCGTCCACGACCGGCGCAGGATGCCCGTGGGCGCGGTGGCCGTGACGGGCGCGGTGGAGCGCCTGTGCCCCGGGGGCGAGCTGCGCCCCGAGCTGATCGGCGCGGTGCGCGACTGCGCCCGCGCGGTCTCCCGGGACCTGGGCGCGGGCCGGTTCTGA
- the metH gene encoding methionine synthase → MASSPTPSADSRTRATELREALATRVVVADGAMGTMLQAQDPTLEDFQNLEGCNEVLNVTRPDIVRSVHEEYFAVGVDCVETNTFGANASALGEYDIPGRIHELSEAGARIAREVADEFTASTGQQRWVLGSMGPGTKLPTLGHAPYTVLRDGFQQNAEGLIAGGADALIVETTQDLLQTKAAVLGARRAMEATGRDLLLLCSLAFETTGTMLLGSEIGAALTALEPLGVDMIGLNCSTGPAEMSEHLRYLARHSRIPLLCMPNAGLPVLTKDGAHFPLDAEGLADAQQSFVAEYGLSLVGGCCGTTPEHLRQVVERVRGTVPTARDPRPEPGAASLYQSVPFRQDTSYLAIGERTNANGSKKFREAMLEGRWDDCVEMARDQIREGAHMLDLCVDYVGRDGVADMEELAGRFATASTLPVVLDSTEVPVLRAGLEKLGGRAVLNSVNYEDGDGPESRFAKVSALAAEHGAALIALTIDEQGQARTAEHKVAIAERLIEDLTTNWGIHESDILIDCLTFTICTGQEESRKDGIATIEAIRELKRRRPDVQTTLGLSNISFGLNPAARVVLNSVFLDECVKAGLDSAIVHASKILPIARLEEEQVKTALDLIHDRRSEGYDPLQRLMELFEGVNMKSMKAGKAEELAALPLDERLQRRIIDGEKNGLEADLDEALGSRPALDIVNDTLLEGMKVVGELFGSGQMQLPFVLQSAEVMKSAVAYLEPHMEKTDDEGKGTIVLATVRGDVHDIGKNLVDIILTNNGFNVVNLGIKQPVSAILDAAEEHRADVIGMSGLLVKSTVIMKENLQELNQRKMAADYPVILGGAALTRAYVEQDLHELYEGEVRYARDAFEGLRLMDALVAVKRGVPGATLPELKQRRVPRREAPAAEEPQPEEGVRSDVSVTNPVPTPPFWGTRVVKGIQLKEYASWLDEDALFKGQWGLKQARTGDGPAYEELVESEGRPRLRGWLDKLQTENLLEAAVVHGYFPCVSKGDDLILLHEDGSERTRFTFPRQRRGRRLCLADFFRPEESGETDVVGLQVVTVGSRIGEATAELFGANSYRDYLELHGLSVQLAEALAEYWHARVRAELGFAGEDPDVVQDMFALKYRGARFSLGYGACPDLEDRAKIATLLEPERIGVHLSEEFQLHPEQSTDAIVIHHPEAKYFNAR, encoded by the coding sequence ATGGCCTCGTCGCCGACCCCTTCCGCTGACAGCCGGACACGCGCCACAGAGCTCCGTGAGGCCCTCGCCACCCGTGTGGTGGTGGCGGACGGTGCCATGGGCACCATGCTCCAGGCGCAGGACCCCACCCTCGAGGACTTCCAGAACCTGGAGGGGTGCAACGAGGTACTGAACGTCACCCGCCCCGACATCGTGCGGTCGGTGCACGAGGAGTACTTCGCGGTCGGCGTGGACTGCGTGGAGACCAACACCTTCGGCGCCAACGCGTCCGCGCTGGGGGAGTACGACATCCCCGGGCGGATCCACGAGCTCTCCGAGGCGGGCGCCCGGATCGCCCGCGAGGTGGCGGACGAGTTCACCGCGTCGACGGGGCAGCAGCGCTGGGTGCTCGGCTCGATGGGACCGGGGACCAAGCTGCCGACCCTGGGACACGCCCCCTACACCGTCCTGCGCGACGGCTTCCAGCAGAACGCGGAGGGGCTGATCGCCGGGGGCGCCGACGCGCTCATCGTCGAGACGACCCAGGACCTGCTCCAGACGAAGGCCGCCGTGCTGGGCGCGCGGCGTGCGATGGAGGCGACGGGCCGGGACCTGCTCCTGCTGTGCTCGCTGGCGTTCGAGACGACCGGCACGATGCTGCTGGGCTCGGAGATCGGCGCCGCGCTGACCGCGCTGGAACCGCTGGGCGTGGACATGATCGGGCTGAACTGCTCGACCGGCCCCGCGGAGATGAGCGAGCACCTGCGGTACCTGGCCCGGCACTCCCGGATCCCGCTGCTGTGCATGCCGAACGCGGGCCTGCCGGTCCTGACCAAGGACGGGGCGCACTTCCCGCTGGACGCCGAGGGCCTCGCCGACGCCCAGCAGAGCTTCGTGGCCGAGTACGGCCTCTCCCTGGTCGGCGGCTGCTGCGGTACGACGCCGGAACACCTGCGCCAGGTGGTGGAGCGGGTCCGCGGCACGGTCCCCACCGCCCGCGACCCGCGCCCGGAACCGGGCGCCGCGTCGCTCTACCAGAGCGTGCCGTTCCGGCAGGACACCTCGTACCTCGCGATCGGCGAGCGTACGAACGCGAACGGGTCGAAGAAGTTCCGCGAAGCGATGCTGGAAGGCCGCTGGGACGACTGCGTGGAGATGGCCCGGGACCAGATCCGCGAGGGCGCGCACATGCTCGACCTGTGTGTCGACTACGTGGGCCGCGACGGCGTCGCGGACATGGAGGAGCTGGCGGGCCGCTTCGCGACCGCCTCCACCCTGCCCGTCGTCCTGGACTCGACCGAGGTGCCGGTCCTGCGCGCCGGGCTGGAGAAGCTGGGCGGCCGCGCGGTCCTGAACTCCGTCAACTACGAGGACGGCGACGGCCCGGAGTCACGGTTCGCCAAGGTCAGCGCGCTCGCGGCGGAACACGGCGCGGCGCTGATCGCGCTGACCATCGACGAGCAGGGCCAGGCCCGCACCGCGGAGCACAAGGTCGCCATCGCCGAACGGCTCATCGAGGACCTCACCACCAACTGGGGCATCCACGAGTCGGACATCCTCATCGACTGCCTGACCTTCACGATCTGCACCGGCCAGGAGGAGTCCCGCAAGGACGGCATCGCGACGATCGAGGCGATCCGCGAGCTGAAGCGGCGCCGCCCGGACGTCCAGACCACGCTGGGCCTGTCGAACATCTCCTTCGGACTGAACCCCGCCGCCCGGGTGGTGCTGAACTCGGTCTTCCTGGACGAGTGCGTCAAGGCCGGCCTGGACTCGGCGATCGTCCACGCCTCGAAGATCCTGCCGATCGCACGGCTGGAGGAGGAGCAGGTCAAGACCGCACTCGACCTGATCCACGACCGGCGGTCCGAAGGCTACGACCCCCTCCAGCGGCTGATGGAGCTGTTCGAGGGCGTCAACATGAAGTCGATGAAGGCGGGCAAGGCCGAGGAACTGGCGGCCCTGCCGCTGGACGAGCGGCTGCAGCGGCGCATCATCGACGGCGAGAAGAACGGCCTGGAAGCGGACCTGGACGAGGCGCTGGGGTCCCGGCCGGCTCTGGACATCGTCAACGACACCCTCCTGGAGGGCATGAAGGTCGTCGGCGAGCTCTTCGGATCGGGGCAGATGCAGCTGCCGTTCGTGCTGCAGTCGGCCGAGGTGATGAAGAGCGCGGTGGCCTACCTGGAACCGCACATGGAGAAGACCGACGACGAGGGCAAGGGCACGATCGTGCTGGCCACGGTCCGCGGTGACGTCCACGACATCGGGAAGAACCTGGTGGACATCATCCTGACCAACAACGGCTTCAACGTCGTGAACCTGGGCATCAAGCAGCCGGTCTCGGCGATCCTGGACGCCGCCGAGGAGCACCGGGCCGACGTCATCGGGATGTCCGGACTCCTGGTGAAGTCGACCGTGATCATGAAGGAGAACCTCCAGGAGCTCAACCAGCGCAAGATGGCGGCGGACTACCCCGTCATCCTGGGCGGCGCGGCCCTCACCCGCGCCTACGTCGAGCAGGACCTCCACGAGCTCTACGAGGGCGAGGTCCGCTACGCCCGCGACGCGTTCGAAGGACTGCGTCTGATGGACGCCCTCGTCGCGGTCAAACGCGGGGTCCCGGGCGCCACCCTGCCCGAGCTGAAGCAGCGCCGGGTCCCCAGGCGGGAGGCCCCCGCGGCCGAGGAGCCGCAGCCGGAGGAGGGCGTGCGCTCGGACGTCTCGGTCACCAACCCCGTGCCCACCCCGCCGTTCTGGGGGACCCGGGTGGTCAAGGGCATCCAGCTCAAGGAGTACGCCTCCTGGCTGGACGAGGACGCCCTGTTCAAGGGCCAGTGGGGGCTCAAGCAGGCCCGGACCGGCGACGGCCCGGCCTACGAGGAACTGGTGGAGAGCGAGGGCCGTCCGCGTCTGCGCGGCTGGCTCGACAAGCTCCAGACCGAGAACCTGCTGGAAGCCGCCGTCGTCCACGGCTACTTCCCCTGCGTGTCCAAGGGCGACGACCTGATCCTCCTCCACGAGGACGGCTCCGAGCGCACCCGCTTCACCTTCCCGCGCCAGCGCCGCGGGCGCAGGCTCTGCCTCGCCGACTTCTTCCGCCCCGAGGAGTCGGGGGAGACGGACGTGGTCGGTCTCCAGGTCGTCACGGTCGGTTCGAGGATCGGCGAGGCCACCGCGGAACTGTTCGGCGCGAACTCCTACCGCGACTACCTCGAACTGCACGGCCTGTCCGTCCAGCTCGCCGAGGCGCTCGCCGAGTACTGGCACGCCCGGGTCCGCGCCGAACTCGGCTTCGCCGGGGAGGACCCGGACGTGGTCCAGGACATGTTCGCGCTGAAGTACCGCGGCGCGCGGTTCTCCCTCGGGTACGGCGCCTGCCCCGACCTGGAGGACCGGGCCAAGATCGCGACGCTGCTGGAGCCGGAGCGCATCGGTGTCCACCTCTCCGAGGAGTTCCAGCTCCACCCCGAGCAGTCCACCGACGCCATCGTCATCCACCACCCCGAAGCCAAGTACTTCAACGCACGGTAA